Sequence from the Fusobacterium periodonticum 1_1_41FAA genome:
TTTAGAAGAAATTTGTAAAGTTGAAGGAGATTATATAGTTAGATTTGTTTCTCCACACCCTAGAGATTTTACAGATGATGTTATAGATGTTATTGCTAAAAATGACAAAATATCAAAATGTTTACATCTACCTTTACAATCTGGGTCATCACAAATATTAAGAAAAATGGGAAGAGGCTATACAAAAGAAAAATATTTAGCTCTAGTTGATAAAATAAAATCAAAGATTCCTGATGTGGCTTTAACAGCAGATATCATAGTTGGTTTTCCTGGTGAAACTGAGGAAGACTTCTTAGATACTGTTGATGTTGTTGAAAAAGTTAGTTTTGATAACTCATATATGTTTATGTACTCTATAAGAAAGGGTACTAAGGCCGCTACTATGGATAATCAGATAGATGAAAATGTAAAAAAAGAAAGACTACAAAGATTGATGAAAGTACAAAATGAATGTTCTTTCAATGAAAGTAGTAAGTACAAAGATAAAGTTGTAAGAGTTCTAGTAGAAGGACCTAGTAAGAAAAATAAAGAAGTTTTATCAGGAAGAACTTCAACAAATAAAATTGTTCTTTTTAAAGGTGATACGGCTTTAAAAGGGCAATTTGTAGATGTAAAGATAAATGAATGTAAAACTTGGACTCTATATGGAGATATAGTATAAATAAAAAATAAGGAGACAATATGGATATTTTAAATAAATTTCTATTAAAAGATTTGCAAGAAATTGCAAAGATTATGGATATAGAAGTTAATGGGCAGAAAAAGGAAGAGTTAAAAGCACTAATAATTGAGGCACTAGAAGATAATAACACTGTCCTTGCTTACGGTGTACTGGATACAGC
This genomic interval carries:
- the miaB gene encoding tRNA (N6-isopentenyl adenosine(37)-C2)-methylthiotransferase MiaB, whose product is MKKASIITYGCQMNVNESAKIKKIFQNLGYDVTEETDDADAVFLNTCTVREGAATQIFGKLGELKSLKEKKGTIIGVTGCFAQEQGEELVKKFPIIDIVMGNQNIGRIPQAIEKIENNESSHEVYTDNEDELPPRLDAEFASDQTASISITYGCNNFCTFCIVPYVRGRERSVPLEEIVKDVEQYVNKGAKEIVLLGQNVNSYGKDFKNGDNFAKLLEEICKVEGDYIVRFVSPHPRDFTDDVIDVIAKNDKISKCLHLPLQSGSSQILRKMGRGYTKEKYLALVDKIKSKIPDVALTADIIVGFPGETEEDFLDTVDVVEKVSFDNSYMFMYSIRKGTKAATMDNQIDENVKKERLQRLMKVQNECSFNESSKYKDKVVRVLVEGPSKKNKEVLSGRTSTNKIVLFKGDTALKGQFVDVKINECKTWTLYGDIV